One stretch of Pseudoxanthomonas sp. Root65 DNA includes these proteins:
- the recQ gene encoding DNA helicase RecQ, with translation MSSPALETLQRVFGYSAFRGHQQAIVEHLAAGHDALVLMPTGAGKSLCYQVPALLREGTGIVVSPLIALMQDQVDALRQLGVRAAFLNSSLAADEAQQVEQALLRGELDLLYVAPERLLTGRFLSLLDRSRIALFAIDEAHCVSAWGHDFRREYLELTLLHERWPDVPRIALTATADPPTQREIAERLNLVEAEKFVSSFDRPNIRYTVVQKDNARHQLRDMLRKHKGEAGIVYCLSRKRVEQFADYLAEQGFNALPYHAGLDASVRAHNQRRFLREDGIVMVATIAFGMGIDKPDVRFVAHMDLPKSMEGYYQETGRAGRDGEAAEAWLCYGLGDVVLLKQMIEQSEAGEERKRLERRKLDQLLGYCESTQCRRQVLLAGFGETYPHECGNCDNCLSPAETWDATEAAQKALSCVYRSGQRFGVNHVIDVLRGSQSERIQQCGHEHLTTYGIGKDLDAGTWRSVFRQLVACGLLEVDGEFGSLRLTEGSRSVLRGERRLQLRKEQRERRERDRGARSGVPVQPADLPRFQLLRDLRAQLAREQNVPAYVIFHDSTLRNIAEQQPATLDDLARVGGIGGAKLERYGQRVLEALGAAG, from the coding sequence ATGTCGTCCCCCGCCCTCGAAACACTGCAGCGCGTCTTCGGTTACAGCGCTTTCCGTGGCCATCAGCAGGCCATCGTCGAACACCTCGCCGCCGGCCACGATGCCCTCGTGCTGATGCCGACCGGCGCCGGCAAGTCCCTCTGCTATCAGGTGCCCGCGCTGCTGCGCGAGGGCACCGGCATCGTCGTCTCGCCGCTGATCGCGCTGATGCAGGACCAGGTGGATGCACTGCGCCAATTGGGTGTACGCGCGGCGTTCCTCAACTCCTCGCTGGCGGCAGACGAGGCACAGCAGGTCGAACAGGCCCTGCTGCGCGGCGAGCTGGACCTGCTGTACGTGGCGCCGGAACGGCTGTTGACCGGCCGCTTCCTGTCGCTGCTGGACCGCAGCCGCATCGCGCTGTTCGCCATCGACGAAGCGCACTGCGTCTCGGCCTGGGGCCACGACTTTCGCCGCGAATACCTCGAACTGACCCTGTTGCACGAGCGCTGGCCGGACGTGCCGCGCATCGCGCTGACCGCCACCGCCGACCCGCCGACGCAGCGCGAGATCGCCGAGCGCTTGAACCTGGTCGAGGCCGAGAAGTTCGTCAGTTCGTTCGACCGTCCCAACATCCGCTACACCGTGGTGCAGAAGGACAACGCGCGCCACCAGTTGCGCGACATGCTGCGCAAGCACAAGGGCGAGGCGGGCATCGTCTACTGCCTGTCGCGCAAGCGGGTGGAACAGTTCGCCGACTACCTGGCCGAACAGGGTTTCAACGCCCTGCCCTACCACGCCGGCCTGGATGCCAGCGTGCGTGCGCACAACCAGCGCCGCTTCCTGCGCGAGGACGGGATCGTCATGGTGGCGACCATCGCCTTCGGCATGGGCATCGACAAGCCGGACGTGCGCTTCGTCGCGCACATGGACCTGCCCAAGTCGATGGAAGGGTATTACCAGGAGACCGGCCGCGCCGGCCGCGACGGCGAGGCCGCCGAAGCCTGGCTGTGCTACGGCCTGGGCGACGTGGTGCTGCTCAAGCAGATGATCGAGCAATCCGAGGCCGGCGAGGAACGCAAGCGTCTGGAGCGGCGCAAGCTTGACCAGTTGCTCGGCTACTGCGAATCCACCCAGTGCCGGCGGCAGGTGCTGCTGGCCGGCTTCGGCGAAACCTATCCGCACGAGTGCGGCAACTGCGACAACTGCCTGAGCCCGGCCGAGACCTGGGACGCCACCGAGGCCGCGCAGAAGGCGTTGAGCTGCGTCTACCGCAGCGGCCAGCGCTTCGGCGTGAACCACGTGATCGACGTACTGCGCGGCAGCCAGAGCGAGCGCATCCAGCAATGCGGCCACGAGCATCTGACCACCTACGGCATCGGCAAGGACCTGGACGCCGGCACCTGGCGCAGCGTTTTCCGGCAGCTGGTGGCCTGCGGACTGCTGGAGGTGGATGGCGAATTCGGCAGCCTGCGCCTGACCGAGGGCAGCCGCAGCGTGCTGCGCGGCGAGCGTCGCCTGCAGTTGCGCAAGGAACAGCGCGAACGCCGCGAACGCGACCGCGGCGCGCGCAGCGGCGTGCCGGTGCAGCCGGCCGACCTGCCGCGTTTCCAGTTGCTGCGCGACCTGCGCGCACAACTGGCCCGCGAGCAGAACGTGCCCGCCTACGTCATCTTCCACGACAGCACGCTGCGCAACATCGCCGAGCAGCAGCCCGCCACGCTGGACGACCTGGCGCGGGTCGGCGGCATCGGCGGCGCCAAGCTGGAGCGTTATGGCCAGCGCGTGCTGGAAGCGCTGGGTGCGGCGGGATGA
- the hrpA gene encoding ATP-dependent RNA helicase HrpA, translating into MMTTSRDPSPANPDRTALEQARRSLDRALSRDRGRLHGLWSRWQGKPADAGVRQAFEQALAVSIATRERRLSTVPAVTLDESLPIAREGERIVELIRQHQVVVIAGETGSGKTTQLPKLCLAAGRGVAGMIGCTQPRRIAARAVARRVAEELKTEIGRGVGFQVRFNDQVGEDTHIKFMTDGILLAEIASDRWLSAYDTIIVDEAHERSLNIDFLLGYLKQLLRKRRDLKVIVTSATIDTGRFAKHFDDAPVISVEGRTYPVEVRYRPLEGEGEQDGERTVNDGIVAAMDEITRLDARGDVLVFLPGEREIRDAHQSLERRKYRNTEVLPLYARLSNQDQDRVFNPGANRRIVLATNVAETSLTVPRIRYVVDPGFARVKRYSPRNKLDRLHIEPISQASANQRKGRCGRIAEGICYRLYAEADFQARAEFTDPEIRRSSLGGVILRMLQLGLGRIEDFPFLDPPDERAVADGWQQLTELGAIDGERRLTAIGRQMARLPVDVKLARMLVAAQAAGCLRPMLVIASFLGIQDPRERPADARGAADTAHAQFADGRSEFVGVLRLWDAYRQAHEDLTQSKLRDWCGRHFLGFLRMREWRELHRQLRLLCEELGWKEEASEASLVPLLAGSSAPSAARDDAAAVKATRGQLHRAARLAREGKAEIAPAPVAVSAHKEQTPAAGGFGERVRASAYQTLHRALVAGLPTQIGHRTDKGDFQAPRQRRFLPFPGSTLSKRPPPWLLAANLLDTQKVWGMTLAAIEPDWVIAELPHLLLRKHFDPHWSRAQGQVLASEQISLFGLVLAPKKPVHYGRIAPAEAHDIFVRQGLVTGEITTRAGFVTDNLKTLEQAREEEAKLRRAGLVADEDWQARWYLDRVPPEIHSAAGLDAWWKALPADKRRALHWSLVDLLPGEGSEEDRYPKYFTLGDARLPLHYTFEPGATDDGVTLEVPLHLLNALDPARLSWLAPGFVADKAAGLIRSLPKAMRRNYVPAPDFGRAFFEAFAKPTADDLRGELARFLSRATGVAVSALDFDEAALEPHLRMNLRLREDPRGGGDGKVLAESRDLDELRARFGAKAGQAFAARAGRAMAATGLRDFPPQPIPREVPGEAGVPAYPALRDDGETVALQAFADPAEAAAAHPGGVRRLLEIALADKVKQARKQLPVSPKTGLLYAAIESQERLRGDIVDAAMNAVLSAGLDAVRDRAAFEQRRDDAGKRLFGEAMERLKLAEAILSAVAELKPQLEAPLMGWARGNLDDLKAQLASLVHPGFLRDTPADALAQLPRYLKAMTLRAERAKRDPAKDQARMLELKPFADALAQARQDGASDLPAWQVLRWELEELRVSMFAQELGAKSGISPKKLAQRLQALRG; encoded by the coding sequence ATGATGACGACGTCCCGCGACCCCTCCCCGGCCAACCCCGACCGCACCGCCCTCGAACAGGCGCGGCGGTCGCTCGACCGTGCCCTGAGCCGCGACCGCGGCCGCCTGCACGGGCTGTGGTCGCGCTGGCAGGGCAAGCCTGCCGACGCCGGGGTGCGGCAGGCGTTCGAGCAGGCATTGGCGGTGTCGATCGCCACCCGCGAGCGTCGCCTGTCGACGGTGCCGGCGGTGACGCTGGACGAGTCGCTGCCCATTGCCCGCGAAGGCGAACGCATCGTCGAGCTGATCCGCCAGCACCAGGTGGTGGTGATCGCCGGCGAAACCGGCTCCGGCAAGACGACGCAGCTGCCCAAGCTGTGCCTGGCCGCCGGTCGCGGCGTGGCCGGCATGATCGGTTGCACCCAGCCGCGCCGGATCGCCGCGCGTGCGGTGGCACGGCGCGTGGCCGAGGAACTGAAGACCGAGATTGGCCGTGGGGTCGGCTTCCAGGTGCGCTTCAACGATCAGGTCGGCGAAGACACCCACATCAAGTTCATGACCGACGGCATCCTGCTGGCGGAGATCGCCAGCGACCGCTGGCTGTCGGCCTACGACACGATCATCGTCGACGAGGCCCACGAACGCAGTCTCAACATCGACTTCCTGCTGGGCTACCTGAAGCAGCTGCTGCGCAAGCGCCGTGACCTGAAGGTCATCGTCACCTCGGCCACCATCGATACCGGACGCTTCGCCAAGCACTTCGACGACGCGCCGGTGATCAGCGTGGAAGGCCGCACCTATCCGGTGGAGGTGCGCTACCGGCCGCTGGAAGGCGAGGGCGAGCAGGACGGCGAGCGCACCGTCAACGACGGCATCGTGGCGGCGATGGATGAGATCACCCGGTTGGATGCGCGCGGCGACGTGCTGGTCTTCCTGCCCGGCGAGCGCGAGATCCGCGATGCGCACCAGTCGCTGGAGCGGCGCAAGTACCGCAACACCGAGGTGCTGCCGTTGTACGCGCGACTGTCCAACCAGGACCAGGACCGCGTGTTCAATCCCGGCGCGAACCGGCGCATCGTGTTGGCGACCAACGTGGCCGAAACCTCGCTGACGGTGCCGCGCATCCGCTACGTGGTCGATCCCGGCTTCGCCCGCGTCAAGCGCTACAGTCCGCGCAACAAGCTCGACCGCCTGCATATCGAGCCCATCTCGCAGGCCAGCGCCAACCAGCGCAAGGGCCGCTGCGGGCGCATCGCCGAGGGCATCTGCTATCGCCTGTACGCGGAAGCCGATTTCCAGGCGCGCGCCGAGTTCACCGATCCGGAAATCCGCCGTTCCAGCCTGGGCGGCGTGATCCTGCGCATGCTGCAGCTGGGGCTGGGCCGGATCGAGGATTTCCCGTTCCTGGACCCCCCCGACGAGCGCGCCGTCGCCGATGGCTGGCAGCAGCTGACCGAGCTTGGCGCGATCGACGGCGAGCGCCGCCTGACCGCCATCGGCAGGCAGATGGCGCGGCTGCCGGTGGACGTCAAGCTGGCCCGCATGCTGGTGGCGGCGCAGGCGGCAGGCTGCCTGCGGCCGATGCTGGTGATCGCGTCGTTCCTGGGCATCCAGGATCCGCGCGAACGTCCGGCCGATGCGCGCGGCGCGGCGGACACCGCGCACGCCCAGTTCGCCGATGGCCGTTCCGAGTTCGTCGGCGTGCTGCGCTTGTGGGACGCCTATCGGCAGGCGCACGAAGATCTGACCCAGTCGAAGTTGCGCGACTGGTGCGGTCGCCATTTCCTCGGTTTCCTGCGCATGCGCGAATGGCGCGAACTGCATCGCCAGCTGCGCCTGCTGTGCGAGGAACTGGGATGGAAGGAAGAAGCCAGCGAAGCATCGCTGGTGCCGTTGCTGGCCGGCAGCAGCGCGCCGTCGGCCGCGCGCGATGATGCGGCGGCGGTGAAGGCGACGCGCGGACAGCTGCACCGTGCCGCGCGTCTGGCGCGCGAGGGCAAGGCCGAGATCGCGCCGGCGCCGGTCGCCGTCAGCGCGCACAAGGAGCAGACGCCCGCCGCCGGTGGCTTCGGCGAGCGTGTGCGCGCCAGCGCCTACCAGACCCTGCATCGCGCGCTGGTCGCTGGGCTGCCCACGCAGATCGGCCATCGTACCGACAAGGGCGATTTCCAGGCGCCGCGGCAACGCCGCTTCCTGCCGTTCCCGGGCTCGACATTGTCCAAGCGCCCGCCGCCGTGGCTGCTGGCGGCCAACCTGCTGGACACGCAGAAAGTGTGGGGCATGACCCTGGCCGCGATCGAGCCGGACTGGGTGATCGCCGAACTGCCGCACCTGCTGCTGCGCAAGCACTTCGATCCGCACTGGTCGCGCGCGCAGGGACAGGTGCTGGCGTCGGAGCAGATCAGCCTGTTCGGCCTGGTGCTGGCGCCGAAGAAACCGGTGCATTACGGCCGCATCGCGCCGGCCGAGGCGCACGACATCTTCGTCCGCCAGGGCCTGGTGACCGGCGAGATCACTACGCGCGCGGGATTCGTCACCGACAACCTGAAGACGCTGGAGCAGGCGCGGGAAGAGGAAGCCAAGCTGCGCCGCGCCGGTCTGGTGGCCGACGAGGACTGGCAGGCGCGCTGGTACCTGGACCGCGTGCCGCCGGAGATCCATTCCGCCGCCGGCCTGGATGCGTGGTGGAAGGCCTTGCCGGCCGACAAGCGCCGCGCCCTGCACTGGTCGCTGGTCGATCTGCTGCCGGGCGAGGGCAGCGAGGAAGACCGCTATCCCAAGTATTTCACGCTCGGCGATGCGCGCCTGCCGCTGCACTACACGTTCGAGCCGGGTGCGACCGACGACGGCGTGACGCTGGAGGTGCCACTGCACCTGCTCAACGCACTGGACCCTGCGCGGCTGTCGTGGCTGGCGCCCGGCTTCGTGGCCGACAAGGCGGCCGGCCTGATCCGCAGCCTGCCCAAGGCGATGCGGCGCAACTACGTGCCGGCGCCGGATTTCGGCCGCGCGTTCTTCGAGGCGTTCGCCAAGCCGACGGCCGACGACCTCCGCGGCGAACTGGCCCGCTTCCTGTCGCGTGCGACCGGCGTGGCGGTCAGTGCGCTCGACTTCGACGAGGCCGCGCTCGAGCCGCACCTGCGCATGAACCTGCGCCTGCGCGAAGACCCGCGTGGCGGCGGAGACGGCAAGGTGCTGGCCGAATCGCGCGACCTCGACGAGCTGAGGGCACGCTTCGGCGCGAAGGCCGGGCAGGCGTTCGCTGCACGTGCAGGCCGTGCGATGGCGGCCACGGGGCTGCGCGATTTCCCCCCTCAGCCGATCCCGCGCGAGGTGCCGGGCGAAGCGGGCGTGCCCGCCTATCCGGCACTGCGCGACGACGGCGAGACCGTGGCGTTGCAGGCGTTCGCCGATCCGGCGGAAGCCGCTGCCGCGCATCCGGGCGGCGTACGTCGCCTGCTGGAGATCGCGCTGGCCGACAAGGTGAAGCAGGCACGCAAGCAATTGCCGGTATCGCCGAAGACCGGCCTGCTGTATGCGGCCATCGAATCGCAGGAACGTTTGCGTGGCGATATCGTCGATGCGGCGATGAACGCGGTGCTGTCGGCCGGGCTGGACGCCGTGCGCGACCGTGCCGCGTTCGAGCAGCGGCGCGATGACGCGGGCAAACGCCTGTTCGGCGAGGCGATGGAGCGCCTGAAACTGGCCGAGGCCATCCTGTCCGCGGTAGCGGAACTGAAGCCGCAGCTCGAGGCGCCGCTGATGGGCTGGGCGCGCGGCAACCTCGACGATCTGAAGGCGCAGCTGGCGTCGCTGGTGCACCCGGGGTTCCTGCGCGACACCCCGGCCGACGCACTGGCGCAACTGCCGCGCTACCTGAAGGCGATGACGTTGCGCGCCGAGCGCGCCAAGCGCGATCCGGCGAAGGACCAGGCGCGCATGCTGGAGCTCAAGCCGTTCGCCGATGCATTGGCGCAGGCACGCCAGGACGGCGCGTCGGACCTGCCGGCATGGCAGGTCCTGCGCTGGGAACTGGAGGAATTGCGGGTGTCGATGTTCGCGCAGGAGCTGGGCGCGAAGAGCGGCATCTCGCCGAAGAAGCTCGCGCAGCGCCTGCAGGCCCTGCGCGGGTGA
- a CDS encoding glycoside hydrolase family 3 N-terminal domain-containing protein, giving the protein MPHQRRIEGLIAEMTLEEKIGQLGAFADALRPFAFDVNPETFARDAEQVREQIRSGRVGALFNGVGAAEGREAQRIAVEESRLGIPLLLGADVIHGMRTVFPIPLGEAASFEPDLAERTARATAKEATAAGIHWTFAPMVDVARDQRWGRVAETSGEDVYLSCEFAAARVRGFQGDDLTAADSLLTTPKHFAAYGAISAGLDYNFVDMAPQTLRDVHLPPFKAAIDAGALTLMSSFNDINGVPASANRELLTDLLRGEWKFEGFVVSDYTSDLELIAHGYASDEADAAQKALSAGLDMSLQSGIYAGHVAALVEQGRLSMAQVDEAVRRVLYVKAAVGLFDDPYRCLDAEREADQSHIAAHDALARDCARRSIVLLKNDGDLLPLKKAGQRIALIGPFAQDTANLGGCWNIFGDAARMVDVETGVRAALADPSALVVVPGSDIEEAVDGGIDAAVAAARDADVVLLAVGEPHEFSGEAQSRTQIVLPAAQQALADAVAATGTPMVVVLRNGRALALEGAVREAQAILVGWFLGTQTGPAIADVVFGDYNPSARLPVSFPQDAGQQPYFYNHPATGRPNVPGTPRFFQTRWREVSHAALYPFGHGLSYTRFDYGVPQLDTQTLGWNDTLTVRTRITNSGTRAGEDVVQLYLRDRTASRVRPVRELKRFRKIALAAGEAQDVVFTLQRADLEFHGVDNRPVAEPGLFDLWVSPSAATGEAVSFELLPAER; this is encoded by the coding sequence ATGCCGCATCAGCGAAGGATCGAAGGCCTGATCGCCGAGATGACGCTGGAGGAAAAGATCGGCCAGCTCGGTGCCTTCGCCGACGCACTGCGGCCGTTCGCCTTCGACGTCAATCCGGAGACCTTCGCCCGCGATGCCGAGCAGGTGCGCGAGCAGATCCGCAGCGGGCGCGTCGGCGCCCTGTTCAACGGCGTGGGCGCGGCGGAAGGCCGCGAGGCGCAGCGCATCGCGGTGGAAGAGAGCCGGCTCGGCATTCCGCTGCTGCTGGGCGCCGACGTCATCCACGGCATGCGCACGGTGTTCCCGATCCCGCTGGGCGAAGCCGCCAGCTTCGAGCCCGACCTGGCCGAGCGCACCGCGCGCGCCACCGCGAAGGAAGCCACGGCGGCCGGCATCCACTGGACCTTCGCGCCGATGGTCGATGTCGCGCGCGACCAGCGCTGGGGCCGCGTCGCCGAAACCTCCGGCGAGGATGTCTACCTGTCCTGTGAATTCGCCGCCGCCCGCGTGCGCGGTTTCCAGGGCGATGACCTGACCGCCGCCGATTCGCTGCTCACCACGCCCAAGCACTTCGCCGCCTACGGCGCGATCTCCGCCGGCCTGGATTACAACTTCGTCGACATGGCGCCGCAGACGCTGCGCGACGTGCACCTGCCGCCGTTCAAAGCGGCGATCGATGCCGGCGCGCTGACGCTGATGAGTTCGTTCAACGACATCAACGGCGTGCCGGCCTCGGCCAACCGCGAGCTGCTGACCGACCTGCTGCGCGGCGAGTGGAAGTTCGAGGGCTTCGTCGTCTCCGACTACACCTCCGACCTGGAACTGATCGCGCACGGCTATGCCAGCGACGAAGCCGATGCGGCGCAGAAGGCGTTGTCGGCCGGCCTGGACATGAGCCTGCAGAGCGGCATCTACGCCGGCCATGTCGCCGCGCTGGTCGAGCAAGGCCGGCTGTCGATGGCGCAGGTGGATGAGGCCGTGCGCCGCGTGCTGTACGTCAAGGCCGCGGTCGGCCTGTTCGACGATCCCTACCGCTGCCTCGACGCCGAGCGCGAAGCCGACCAGTCGCACATCGCCGCCCACGACGCGCTGGCGCGCGACTGCGCGCGCCGCTCCATCGTGCTGTTGAAGAACGACGGCGACCTGTTGCCGCTGAAGAAGGCCGGCCAGCGCATCGCGCTGATCGGGCCGTTCGCGCAGGACACCGCCAACCTCGGTGGCTGCTGGAACATCTTCGGCGATGCCGCGCGCATGGTGGATGTGGAAACCGGTGTGCGCGCCGCGCTGGCCGATCCGTCTGCGCTGGTGGTCGTGCCGGGAAGCGATATCGAAGAGGCCGTCGATGGCGGCATCGATGCGGCGGTCGCCGCCGCGCGCGATGCCGACGTGGTGCTGCTGGCCGTGGGCGAGCCGCACGAATTCTCCGGCGAAGCGCAATCGCGCACGCAGATCGTGCTGCCCGCCGCGCAGCAGGCGCTGGCCGACGCGGTCGCCGCCACTGGCACGCCGATGGTCGTCGTGCTGCGCAATGGCCGCGCGCTGGCGCTGGAAGGCGCCGTGCGCGAGGCGCAGGCGATCCTGGTGGGCTGGTTCCTGGGCACGCAGACCGGGCCGGCGATCGCCGACGTGGTGTTCGGCGACTACAACCCGTCCGCGCGCCTGCCGGTGAGTTTTCCGCAGGACGCCGGCCAGCAGCCGTACTTCTACAACCATCCCGCCACTGGCCGTCCCAACGTGCCGGGTACGCCGCGCTTCTTCCAGACGCGCTGGCGCGAGGTCAGCCACGCCGCGCTGTATCCGTTCGGCCATGGCCTGTCGTACACCCGCTTCGACTACGGCGTGCCGCAGCTCGATACGCAGACGCTGGGCTGGAACGACACGCTGACCGTCCGCACGCGCATCACCAACAGCGGCACGCGGGCAGGCGAGGACGTGGTGCAGCTGTACCTGCGCGACCGCACCGCCAGCCGCGTGCGTCCGGTGCGCGAACTGAAGCGCTTCCGCAAGATCGCGCTGGCCGCGGGCGAAGCGCAGGACGTGGTGTTCACGCTGCAGCGCGCCGATCTCGAGTTCCACGGCGTCGACAACCGTCCGGTCGCCGAGCCGGGCCTGTTCGATCTGTGGGTGTCGCCGTCGGCGGCGACGGGCGAGGCGGTCAGCTTCGAGCTGCTGCCGGCTGAGCGCTAG
- a CDS encoding Dps family protein: MAKTKPKPAKKTKAASVAAPLAAAPSAPNIDIGISSGERKKIADGLSRFLADSYTLYLKTHNFHWNITGAMFNSLHTMFETQYTEQWTALDEIAERIRALGFNAPGSYREFVSLTSIPEEPGLTDSADWREMVRQLVVGNEAVCRTARKVLDIADDADDAPTEDLLTQRLQTHEKYAWMLRSLLQ, from the coding sequence ATGGCCAAGACCAAGCCCAAGCCCGCCAAGAAGACCAAGGCCGCCTCCGTGGCGGCGCCGCTGGCGGCAGCCCCGTCGGCACCGAACATCGATATCGGGATCAGCAGCGGCGAACGCAAGAAGATCGCCGACGGCCTGTCGCGCTTCCTCGCCGACAGCTACACGCTGTACCTGAAGACCCACAATTTCCACTGGAACATCACCGGCGCGATGTTCAATTCGCTGCACACGATGTTCGAGACCCAGTACACCGAGCAGTGGACGGCGCTGGACGAGATCGCCGAGCGCATCCGCGCGCTGGGGTTCAATGCGCCGGGTTCGTACCGCGAGTTCGTCAGCCTCACCTCGATCCCGGAAGAGCCCGGCCTGACCGACAGCGCCGACTGGCGCGAGATGGTCCGCCAGTTGGTGGTGGGCAACGAGGCGGTCTGTCGCACGGCCCGCAAGGTGCTGGACATCGCCGACGACGCCGACGATGCCCCGACCGAGGACCTGCTGACGCAGCGTCTGCAGACGCACGAGAAGTACGCGTGGATGCTGCGCTCGCTGCTGCAGTAA
- a CDS encoding bifunctional (p)ppGpp synthetase/guanosine-3',5'-bis(diphosphate) 3'-pyrophosphohydrolase, whose amino-acid sequence MVPPAHDIATLLQRPALQALPAPLRHALADAATAAAARDGMPDAIDILADTLDTLATLGADGEVILAAVLHGLPALQPALAAAAGKQVPGLADLLEGQVAAAQVWALHAEQSRGVNTEGLRRLLLAIVRDLRVVTILLARQLARMRAAGALPEEARQALARLTRDIHAPLANRLGIWQLKWELEDLAFRYLQPQVYKQIATQLDEKRVGRERYIGAVLDALRTALAEHGIHAEVSGRPKHIYSIWRKMQRKQVGFDELYDLRAVRIAVDDVAACYAALGIVHALWVPIPSEFDDYIARPKANDYRSLHTAVVGPEGRTLEVQIRTHEMHAQAELGVAAHWKYKEGKSGGDAFDRKIAWMRRLLDGAAEGTGSEGTLAGELDAELVEDRVYALTPKGEVVDLPRGGTVLDFAYHVHTMVGHRTRGAKVNGRIVPLNHVLRSGDRVEILTSKEPEPRRDWLLQANGFLASGRSRDKVRAWFHKLDRARNLQAGRELLEKELKRLGLHHADLTGAAKKFHADSVDELYIQVALGDVGPHQVGRALHEEQRAVTEPDVSSLPVRRPPRKVATPGKSKFTVQGVGNLLVQLARCCQPVPGEPIAGYLTRVRGVTVHRTDCIAFARLAATSPQRVLPVEWGQAGGGYEVDVQVTAFDRKWLLKDITTLIAQEEANVLDINSQSNRASGRVHLRLRLKVADFGQLSTLLGKLDALPGVEDARRSG is encoded by the coding sequence ATGGTTCCCCCCGCCCACGACATCGCCACGCTGCTGCAACGGCCCGCCCTGCAGGCGCTGCCGGCGCCGCTGCGCCACGCGCTCGCCGATGCGGCGACGGCGGCAGCCGCGCGGGACGGGATGCCTGACGCCATCGACATCCTCGCCGATACGCTGGACACGCTGGCGACGCTTGGAGCGGACGGCGAGGTGATCCTTGCCGCCGTGCTGCATGGACTGCCGGCGTTGCAGCCGGCGCTGGCCGCTGCCGCCGGCAAGCAGGTGCCCGGCCTGGCCGACCTGCTGGAGGGCCAAGTCGCGGCGGCCCAGGTCTGGGCGCTGCATGCGGAACAATCGCGCGGCGTCAATACCGAGGGCCTGCGCCGGCTGCTGCTGGCGATCGTGCGCGACCTGCGCGTGGTGACCATCCTGCTGGCCCGCCAACTCGCCCGCATGCGCGCGGCGGGCGCATTGCCGGAAGAGGCGCGCCAGGCGTTGGCCCGGCTCACGCGCGACATCCACGCGCCGCTGGCGAACCGGCTGGGCATCTGGCAGCTGAAGTGGGAACTGGAGGACCTGGCGTTCCGTTACCTGCAGCCGCAGGTCTACAAGCAGATCGCCACCCAACTGGACGAGAAGCGCGTCGGCCGCGAACGCTACATCGGCGCCGTCCTCGATGCCTTGCGCACGGCGCTGGCCGAACACGGTATCCACGCCGAGGTCAGTGGCCGGCCGAAGCACATCTACAGCATCTGGCGGAAGATGCAGCGCAAGCAGGTGGGCTTCGACGAACTCTACGACCTGCGCGCGGTCCGCATCGCGGTGGATGACGTGGCCGCCTGCTATGCCGCGCTGGGCATCGTGCACGCGCTGTGGGTGCCGATCCCGAGCGAGTTCGACGACTACATCGCGCGACCGAAGGCCAACGACTACCGTTCGCTGCATACCGCCGTGGTCGGCCCCGAGGGCCGCACGCTGGAAGTGCAGATCCGCACGCACGAAATGCATGCGCAGGCCGAACTGGGCGTGGCGGCGCACTGGAAGTACAAGGAAGGCAAGAGCGGTGGCGACGCGTTCGACCGCAAGATCGCCTGGATGCGCCGGCTGCTGGATGGCGCGGCGGAGGGTACGGGCAGCGAAGGCACGCTGGCGGGCGAACTGGATGCCGAACTGGTCGAAGACCGGGTCTACGCACTGACCCCGAAGGGCGAGGTGGTCGACCTGCCGCGCGGCGGCACCGTGCTCGATTTCGCCTACCACGTGCACACCATGGTGGGTCATCGCACGCGCGGCGCGAAGGTCAATGGCCGCATCGTGCCGCTGAACCATGTACTGCGCAGCGGCGACCGCGTCGAGATCCTGACGTCCAAGGAACCGGAGCCGCGCCGCGACTGGCTGCTGCAGGCCAACGGCTTCCTCGCCAGTGGACGCTCGCGCGACAAGGTACGCGCCTGGTTCCACAAGCTGGATCGCGCACGCAACCTGCAGGCCGGACGCGAACTGCTGGAAAAGGAACTGAAGCGTCTCGGGCTGCATCACGCCGACCTGACCGGGGCGGCGAAGAAGTTCCATGCCGACAGCGTGGACGAGCTCTACATCCAGGTGGCGCTGGGCGACGTGGGGCCGCACCAGGTGGGGCGCGCGCTGCACGAGGAACAACGCGCGGTCACCGAGCCGGACGTGTCATCGCTGCCGGTACGGCGTCCGCCGCGCAAGGTCGCCACACCGGGCAAGTCGAAATTCACCGTGCAGGGCGTGGGCAACCTGCTGGTGCAACTCGCCCGCTGCTGCCAGCCGGTGCCCGGCGAACCGATCGCCGGCTACCTGACCCGTGTGCGTGGCGTCACCGTGCATCGCACCGACTGCATCGCCTTCGCCAGGCTGGCCGCCACCAGTCCGCAGCGCGTGTTGCCGGTGGAGTGGGGCCAGGCCGGCGGAGGCTACGAGGTGGACGTGCAGGTCACGGCGTTCGACCGCAAATGGCTGCTCAAGGACATCACCACCCTGATCGCCCAGGAAGAAGCCAACGTGCTGGATATCAACAGCCAGAGCAACCGCGCCAGCGGTCGCGTACATCTGCGCCTGCGGCTGAAGGTCGCCGACTTCGGCCAGCTGTCGACGCTGCTCGGCAAGCTCGACGCACTGCCGGGGGTCGAGGACGCACGACGTTCAGGCTGA